In Bacteroidota bacterium, a single window of DNA contains:
- a CDS encoding ATP-binding cassette domain-containing protein — translation MESNNVISIHGADFFNENNLVMNQVDLELKKGEFAYLIGKTGGGKSTFLKTLYGEIKLQEGSGEVAGFDLRKLTRRQIPKLRRKLGIVFQDFQLLTDRNVMDNLLFVLQATGWKDSLKMKNRAREVLDLVGLSTKDYKMPHQLSGGEQQRLVIARAILNSPELILADEPTGNLDPDLSEDIVKLLMDISTEENASVLMATHDFVLLEKFPSKVFKINAGKIETLEDSRGARL, via the coding sequence ATGGAGAGTAATAACGTAATATCAATACATGGCGCAGATTTTTTTAACGAAAACAATCTGGTTATGAATCAGGTTGATTTAGAATTAAAAAAAGGAGAGTTTGCCTATTTGATTGGAAAGACCGGAGGCGGAAAATCTACTTTCTTGAAAACACTTTATGGTGAAATTAAACTTCAAGAAGGAAGTGGAGAAGTTGCCGGATTTGATCTCAGAAAATTAACCAGAAGACAAATACCTAAATTAAGAAGAAAGTTGGGTATTGTTTTTCAGGATTTTCAGTTGCTTACAGACAGAAATGTTATGGATAACCTTTTGTTTGTCTTGCAAGCAACCGGCTGGAAAGATTCTTTGAAAATGAAAAATAGAGCTAGAGAAGTACTTGACTTAGTCGGATTGTCAACCAAAGACTACAAAATGCCTCATCAACTTTCGGGAGGTGAACAGCAGAGATTAGTTATTGCGAGAGCAATACTTAATTCACCGGAGCTAATCCTTGCGGACGAACCAACCGGTAACCTCGATCCGGATTTGAGTGAAGACATTGTTAAACTTTTAATGGATATATCAACTGAGGAGAATGCATCTGTTCTAATGGCAACTCATGATTTTGTGTTGTTGGAGAAATTTCCATCAAAGGTGTTTAAGATTAATGCAGGTAAGATTGAAACTTTAGAAGATTCGCGTGGTGCCAGACTGTAA
- the dnaX gene encoding DNA polymerase III subunit gamma/tau: MENYIVSARKYRPMNFDEVVGQKHITDTLENEIRLDKLAQAFLFTGPRGVGKTTCARILAKVINSSGKDDPNKDYSFNIFELDAASNNSVDDIRALIEQVRIPPQTGRYKVYIIDEVHMLSQAAFNAFLKTLEEPPKYAIFILATTEKHKILPTILSRCQVFNFKRISLFDIVNQLIKVADNEQVKYEPEALHLIAEKADGGMRDALSLFDMMSSFCIGNITYKEAAENLNILDKDFFFKLTDYFFNGDISSTLLLLNEILDKGFDTQSILSGLAAHFRNLLVAKEPSTLKLMELSEKHIKMYEEQAKKISAGFLLNGLNICYNFETNIKSSYNPAFYTELAFLKLCHLQSMIEVGATLDEIKKKVMR; encoded by the coding sequence ATGGAAAACTATATAGTTTCAGCACGCAAGTACCGCCCAATGAACTTTGATGAAGTGGTTGGACAAAAGCATATTACTGATACGCTTGAGAATGAAATTCGCCTTGACAAATTAGCCCAAGCATTCTTGTTTACCGGTCCAAGAGGTGTCGGCAAGACCACCTGTGCGCGCATCCTTGCCAAGGTAATTAATTCTTCAGGCAAAGACGACCCAAATAAAGATTATTCATTTAACATTTTTGAGCTTGATGCCGCTTCTAATAACTCCGTAGATGATATTAGAGCATTAATTGAGCAGGTCAGAATTCCACCCCAGACAGGAAGATACAAAGTATATATTATTGATGAGGTTCACATGTTGTCACAAGCTGCATTTAATGCCTTTTTGAAGACACTTGAGGAACCTCCCAAATATGCCATTTTTATTCTGGCAACTACCGAAAAACATAAAATACTCCCCACGATTTTATCCCGCTGTCAGGTTTTCAATTTCAAAAGAATCTCACTATTTGACATTGTAAACCAACTTATCAAGGTTGCGGACAACGAACAGGTCAAATATGAACCGGAAGCACTACATTTGATTGCAGAGAAAGCAGATGGCGGCATGCGTGATGCCTTATCGCTTTTTGATATGATGTCCAGCTTTTGTATTGGAAATATAACATACAAAGAGGCTGCAGAAAATCTTAATATTCTAGACAAAGATTTCTTCTTTAAACTGACTGATTACTTTTTCAACGGGGATATATCTTCCACATTATTACTTCTCAATGAAATATTAGACAAAGGATTTGACACACAGTCAATTCTCAGTGGACTGGCTGCGCATTTCAGAAATCTGCTTGTAGCAAAGGAACCATCCACACTTAAATTGATGGAGTTGAGTGAAAAGCACATTAAGATGTACGAAGAGCAAGCTAAGAAAATATCTGCCGGATTCCTGCTTAATGGATTAAACATCTGTTACAACTTTGAAACTAATATTAAATCCAGCTATAATCCAGCCTTTTACACCGAGTTAGCATTTCTGAAACTATGTCATCTTCAAAGTATGATTGAAGTGGGAGCCACTTTAGATGAAATAAAAAAAAAAGTGATGAGATAA
- a CDS encoding SIMPL domain-containing protein (The SIMPL domain is named for its presence in mouse protein SIMPL (signalling molecule that associates with mouse pelle-like kinase). Bacterial member BP26, from Brucella, was shown to assemble into a channel-like structure, while YggE from E. coli has been associated with resistance to oxidative stress.), protein MKKNIGSIVIGLSVIIAAFAFANAYQNRNKGNNTISVTGLGSKDFVSDLIVWDGSFSSKNMNLKDAYADLDTKRETIKSYLAAQGIQPSEIIFSAISVNEEFDNEYDKDGWKVIKATFTGYRLQQDVQIESNNVDKVEKVSREISELIKMGVSLNSELPRYYYTKLAELKIQMIEEATKDANMRARKIAESAGSGVGRLKSAGLGVFQIIAQNSADDYSWGGSFNTSSKRKTATITVRLEYEVR, encoded by the coding sequence ATGAAAAAGAATATTGGAAGTATTGTCATTGGTCTGTCTGTAATCATTGCAGCTTTTGCTTTTGCAAATGCTTACCAAAACCGAAATAAAGGGAATAATACAATCTCGGTCACGGGATTGGGTAGCAAGGATTTTGTTTCTGATTTGATTGTATGGGACGGTTCTTTTTCATCTAAAAATATGAATCTTAAAGATGCTTATGCGGATCTTGATACTAAACGAGAAACAATTAAATCGTATTTAGCTGCGCAGGGGATTCAACCGTCAGAAATTATTTTTTCGGCTATTTCTGTTAATGAGGAATTTGATAATGAATATGATAAAGATGGGTGGAAAGTAATTAAGGCCACCTTTACAGGTTATAGATTACAACAAGATGTACAAATTGAGTCGAATAATGTTGACAAGGTAGAAAAAGTTTCAAGAGAAATTTCTGAGTTAATCAAAATGGGAGTTTCACTTAATTCAGAGTTGCCGCGATATTATTATACCAAACTTGCTGAATTGAAAATACAGATGATTGAAGAAGCTACCAAAGATGCCAATATGAGAGCAAGAAAAATTGCCGAAAGTGCAGGGAGTGGAGTGGGCAGATTGAAGAGTGCGGGTTTGGGGGTATTTCAGATAATTGCTCAAAATTCTGCCGATGATTATTCTTGGGGCGGTTCATTTAATACTTCTTCTAAAAGAAAGACCGCTACAATTACCGTCAGACTCGAATACGAGGTAAGGTAA
- the ruvA gene encoding Holliday junction branch migration protein RuvA — MYEYLRGNFAMITPTYLVVDCAGVGYYVNISLTTFEALKDKKEGKVYVHFAVNENAQTLYGFAKEDERVLFRSLISVSGVGPSTARMILSSQSTNEIINAIVKGNISLLNSIKGIGPKTAQRIVVELQDKLGKMNNTDTLHPSADMAISLNQEALLALESLGFNKNLAAKAIGKILSDNPNISVENLIKNALRVL, encoded by the coding sequence ATGTATGAATACTTGCGCGGAAATTTTGCAATGATTACACCCACATATCTCGTTGTTGATTGTGCGGGAGTTGGATATTATGTAAACATCTCTTTAACGACCTTTGAGGCGCTGAAAGATAAGAAGGAAGGAAAGGTATATGTGCATTTTGCCGTTAATGAAAATGCACAAACTTTATATGGATTTGCCAAAGAAGATGAAAGAGTACTTTTCAGATCACTCATCAGTGTTAGCGGAGTTGGTCCATCAACGGCTCGCATGATTTTATCATCTCAATCGACAAATGAGATAATTAATGCAATAGTTAAAGGTAATATTTCGTTATTAAATTCTATTAAGGGCATAGGTCCCAAAACAGCCCAGAGAATTGTAGTTGAATTACAGGACAAATTAGGAAAAATGAACAATACCGATACCTTACACCCATCAGCAGATATGGCTATTTCTCTTAACCAAGAGGCGCTACTGGCACTTGAATCCTTGGGTTTTAACAAGAACTTGGCAGCCAAAGCTATCGGAAAAATCCTTAGTGACAATCCCAACATTTCAGTCGAAAATCTTATCAAAAATGCATTACGCGTTTTATAA
- the sprA gene encoding cell surface protein SprA, whose translation MKRQLLKVLLPQIASKGNSKALSSYIRLCTFFICFFFLFITKSFGFAGDSTSNDSNNLRFPISKNGKGSGIDLPNPENIKEEVNFNSATGKYEIRRKVGDRYLPGVRELTRQEYMEEYSKKINRDYFQSQGRAQNFARGGSSKSPGLGILPNLTKFMGNGLIEIQPTGTAELTLGMNINRVKNPNFSVRMQKPPPQLIFDQNLQLGVTGNIGDRIKIGIKYDTKATFDFENQTNLNWVGKEDDILKKIELGNISMPLNSSLIQGGSSLFGIRTEMQFGRLTWSALFSQNKGQRTEQSVSNGAQTTTFNIQADMYEQNRHFFLSQYFFDNYDNALANLPIINSGVVINRVEVWVTNKGGMFENTRDVVAFMDLAESKPYNNNVSTNNSIPYPSNEFNSVYPTLASSNQARRASTSIDGITAAIPSFEPGFDYEFVNGARKLNENEYTLNTRLGYISLNQSLNNDEVLGVAFEYTYNGQVYKVGEFSSEVAQDVDSRVLFLKMLKSTTVRTKIPMWHLMMKNIYSLNTNNLNLEEFYFDVVYADDPSGADLNYLPVENIPGISGGVPLLRLFNLDRINRQQEAKPDGVFDAIDGITINRQRGQVIFPVAEPFGSFLKSKFGKDSLLAEKYTFDALYDSTRSLATQDVLKNKFFLKGKYKGSSSAEIMLNAMNVPPGSVQVFANGNKLKEGSDYIVDYNVGKVTIINQGILSSGANITVSSENQTMFNTQQKTLIGSRFDYAVNKKLNLGGTIMHMYERPLTPKTSIGEDPLMNTIFGFDGIYNSKSRFLTKLVDKIPFIETKEESSILIQAEYARLIPGKPRSIEKKGERGISYIDDFEAAEVPFELRQPMNWKLASIPQKQPDLFPEWDNSLTDKSSWLNYRGLIAWYSVDPTFYRNDKNTPQHIKDDIEMQSNHYMREITVKEVFQNKELQQGVPNILPTLDIAFFPNTRGPYNYNSKTFDLNPNGTFNNPSQTWGGIMRKIETNDFEAANIDYIEIWMMDPFKYDPNTSNHGKLYINLGNISEDILPDRRKTYENGFPKNGTDRGTIDPSTFGYVPLLPQINFAFDNNTESRPFQDIGLDGLTDEEERKFYKDKFLDSLASHFGTNSIIYKIASADPSGDNYMHNRDPLYDDNKTNIIDRYKKYNNHQGNSTLELLPDGSPKSSTTTPDCEDINNDFTMNQNEDYFQYSIDLSPSSMRIGKNFITDSIVTEVVLKNGQKDDITWYQFKIPIKEYNKVVGNISDFKSIRFMRMFMKGFEDSVILRIAQLQLIRSDWRRNLTSLKNPGVSLPADPNDRTIFSVSTVNIEANGNKRPFPYTTPPNTPREIDPITPGAVKRNEQSIALNYCNLAPDDARGAFKTMNLDIRNYKNLKMFVHAEGTDLKDNEMTAFIRLGTDVVGNYYEYEIPLKVSEPFNFASNNIWPLANNLDFALDELYRTKQERANSGSPMSKPFVRNIDGGARITLIGLPDLSNVRVIMIGIRNRSNREQCGEVWFNELRVTDIANSGGWAATGRIVAQLSDFSTVNLSGNIKTIGFGAIDQRLNQRSLTNQYQYDVNSNVELGKFFPQKLGITIPMFIGYNENIIRPKFNPLNPDIELSTTLSTIHDAAEKDRVKQAAEDFTSRYSLNFINVRKNRVGNAKQKPWDLENFNVSYSVQKLYRRNQQIEEQIQNSYKGSIGYIVSLQPKPWEPFKKIKTKHLPFIKDFNLYLYPQSANIRLDIDRYYSELQNRSNDLYKNPTPRLFDKNFTINRFYTLGWQISRNLKFDYQSTANGRIGEPIGRLDTEAKRDSVRQEFFNMGTLSGFNQTANITYTVPINKIKFLDWIQVNTRYSANFEWLQPPPAAPGLGSTIQNSRTINGNATLNLSTFYNKFKIFKKLNAPPARNTRQNPPANSKTEDKNDKDQPKEMSGATKNILRFVTMFKQITFNYTSNNGIALPGFNQAPDYFGNDFKTNTPGWDFILGGQDPSIRYRLAQQGFLSNDPLQANFYTQLTSNTIQSKITVEPIKDMRIDFDFNLTESRNIQSNFRFDADSTGTFRDIGLREVGQFTRSGIFWRTAFDQLDDNKESKVFTQFKNDRYVIAQRLQNQDNRVQHGWMDSTTKYPVGYSQISPDVLINSFYSAYTGKNNSKVGLDIFKKMPLPNWRLSYNGLSKIELFKKYFSSISITHAYNGTYSFSNYTSELRYSKEAQPEIGKDFVSQYQIGSVTITENFAPLAGINIAMKNNWNFRFEYRKTRAVSLLVANQQLTENRRTELSFGAGFRAKEVVLPIRWRGRRMFLKNDLNFMLDISLMDNVMIRRDLTTPLSEPTQGSNTLSIRPTLDYMVNDHINLSLYLTHSRNKPKTSQAFPTALTEFGIKMRYNL comes from the coding sequence GTGAAAAGACAATTATTGAAAGTACTACTCCCACAAATTGCTTCCAAGGGAAATTCAAAAGCGCTTTCTTCTTATATCAGACTTTGTACTTTCTTTATTTGTTTCTTTTTTTTATTTATTACTAAATCTTTCGGATTTGCCGGAGATAGTACGTCCAACGACTCAAACAACCTGCGTTTCCCTATCAGTAAAAACGGAAAAGGGAGCGGTATTGACTTGCCCAATCCTGAGAATATAAAAGAAGAGGTCAATTTTAACTCAGCCACGGGCAAATATGAGATACGCAGAAAAGTAGGCGACCGTTATTTGCCGGGTGTGCGCGAACTCACGAGGCAAGAATACATGGAAGAGTATTCCAAAAAGATTAATCGCGACTATTTTCAAAGTCAAGGACGTGCACAAAACTTTGCAAGAGGGGGTAGTAGTAAAAGCCCCGGATTAGGAATTTTGCCTAACTTAACCAAGTTTATGGGGAATGGCTTAATTGAAATTCAACCTACCGGAACTGCTGAACTCACGTTAGGGATGAATATCAATAGGGTTAAAAACCCTAACTTTTCTGTGCGAATGCAAAAACCTCCACCACAATTAATTTTTGACCAAAACTTACAATTGGGGGTTACAGGTAATATTGGCGACAGAATTAAAATCGGAATTAAATACGATACCAAAGCAACTTTTGACTTCGAAAATCAAACCAACTTAAATTGGGTAGGAAAAGAGGATGACATACTCAAAAAAATAGAACTCGGAAATATCAGCATGCCATTAAACAGCAGCTTAATCCAAGGAGGAAGCAGCTTGTTTGGTATTAGAACAGAAATGCAATTTGGGCGACTTACTTGGTCTGCCTTATTCTCTCAAAACAAAGGTCAAAGAACAGAGCAGTCAGTTTCTAATGGCGCTCAGACTACAACGTTCAACATTCAGGCAGATATGTATGAACAAAACCGTCACTTCTTTTTGAGTCAGTATTTTTTTGATAACTATGACAATGCACTTGCTAATTTACCCATTATTAACTCCGGTGTTGTAATCAACAGAGTGGAAGTGTGGGTTACCAACAAAGGCGGCATGTTTGAAAACACAAGAGACGTGGTTGCTTTCATGGACTTGGCAGAGAGTAAACCATACAACAACAATGTAAGTACAAATAATTCGATTCCTTATCCATCCAATGAATTCAACTCAGTTTATCCAACGCTGGCTTCATCCAATCAGGCACGTAGGGCAAGTACCTCAATAGACGGGATTACTGCTGCAATTCCAAGTTTTGAACCCGGTTTTGATTATGAATTTGTGAATGGTGCACGCAAACTCAATGAAAATGAATACACACTAAACACACGATTGGGATATATTTCGTTAAACCAATCCTTAAACAATGATGAAGTATTGGGTGTGGCATTTGAATATACATACAACGGGCAAGTGTACAAAGTGGGTGAATTTTCATCCGAAGTAGCACAAGATGTGGACAGTAGAGTATTATTTCTTAAGATGCTGAAAAGCACTACTGTAAGAACTAAGATTCCTATGTGGCATCTGATGATGAAAAACATCTATTCGTTGAATACAAACAATCTCAATCTTGAAGAATTTTACTTTGATGTAGTTTATGCAGACGACCCTTCCGGTGCTGATCTCAACTATCTTCCGGTAGAGAATATCCCCGGCATTAGCGGTGGTGTACCTCTATTGAGATTATTCAATTTGGACAGAATTAATCGTCAACAAGAAGCCAAACCTGATGGTGTTTTTGATGCAATAGATGGAATTACTATCAATAGACAAAGAGGGCAGGTAATTTTCCCCGTAGCTGAACCTTTTGGCAGTTTCCTCAAAAGCAAATTTGGAAAAGACAGTCTTTTGGCTGAAAAATACACTTTTGATGCACTCTATGACTCAACCCGTTCGCTCGCTACCCAAGATGTTTTAAAGAATAAATTCTTCCTAAAAGGAAAATATAAAGGAAGCTCGAGCGCAGAAATAATGCTGAATGCAATGAACGTTCCACCCGGATCGGTTCAGGTGTTTGCAAACGGAAACAAACTCAAAGAAGGTTCGGATTATATTGTGGATTACAATGTCGGCAAAGTAACCATCATTAATCAAGGTATTTTGTCGAGCGGTGCCAACATTACTGTGTCATCGGAAAACCAAACCATGTTTAACACACAACAAAAAACCCTCATTGGGTCAAGGTTTGATTATGCCGTAAATAAAAAATTAAACTTGGGCGGAACAATCATGCACATGTATGAAAGACCACTTACGCCTAAAACATCTATTGGCGAAGATCCTCTTATGAATACTATTTTTGGATTTGACGGGATTTACAACTCAAAATCACGCTTTCTTACCAAATTAGTAGATAAAATTCCTTTTATAGAAACCAAAGAAGAGTCAAGCATACTCATTCAGGCAGAATATGCAAGACTCATTCCGGGCAAGCCCCGCTCCATTGAGAAGAAAGGAGAGCGTGGAATTTCCTACATAGATGATTTTGAAGCAGCCGAAGTCCCCTTTGAATTACGACAGCCTATGAATTGGAAGCTGGCAAGTATTCCCCAAAAACAACCTGATTTGTTTCCTGAATGGGATAATTCATTGACAGACAAATCCTCTTGGCTTAATTATCGCGGCTTGATTGCATGGTATTCCGTGGATCCCACTTTTTATAGAAACGACAAGAATACACCTCAGCATATCAAAGATGATATAGAGATGCAATCCAACCATTATATGCGTGAGATAACTGTAAAAGAAGTTTTTCAAAACAAAGAACTTCAACAAGGAGTACCTAATATATTGCCTACGCTTGATATTGCATTCTTCCCCAATACAAGAGGACCTTACAACTACAATTCCAAAACATTTGATTTAAACCCTAATGGTACATTCAATAATCCTTCACAAACCTGGGGAGGCATAATGCGCAAGATTGAAACCAATGATTTTGAAGCTGCCAATATTGATTATATTGAAATCTGGATGATGGATCCTTTCAAATATGACCCAAACACATCTAACCACGGCAAACTCTACATAAATTTAGGCAATATTTCCGAAGATATTCTGCCCGACAGAAGAAAGACCTATGAGAATGGTTTCCCAAAGAACGGAACAGACAGAGGTACCATAGACCCATCCACTTTTGGTTATGTGCCTCTTTTGCCTCAAATTAACTTTGCTTTTGACAACAATACAGAATCAAGACCCTTTCAGGACATAGGATTAGACGGGCTAACTGATGAAGAAGAGAGAAAGTTTTATAAAGACAAATTCTTAGACTCTCTTGCAAGTCATTTCGGAACAAATTCTATCATCTATAAAATTGCATCAGCGGATCCTTCGGGCGATAATTACATGCACAACCGCGACCCGCTTTACGATGACAATAAAACAAATATCATAGACCGATACAAAAAATACAATAACCATCAAGGCAATTCAACATTAGAGTTATTACCTGACGGAAGCCCTAAATCATCCACAACTACGCCCGACTGTGAGGACATCAACAATGACTTCACCATGAATCAAAACGAGGATTATTTCCAATACAGTATTGACCTCTCACCCTCATCCATGAGAATCGGAAAAAACTTTATTACAGATTCTATTGTTACTGAAGTTGTGCTCAAAAACGGTCAAAAAGACGACATTACATGGTATCAATTCAAAATTCCAATTAAAGAGTATAACAAAGTAGTAGGGAATATTTCAGATTTTAAATCCATTCGTTTCATGAGAATGTTTATGAAAGGGTTTGAAGATTCTGTTATTTTGCGTATTGCACAACTTCAATTAATACGCTCTGATTGGAGGCGTAACCTTACCTCACTCAAAAATCCGGGAGTATCTCTGCCGGCTGACCCAAATGACAGAACCATATTTTCTGTTTCAACGGTCAATATAGAAGCAAACGGAAACAAACGACCATTCCCTTATACTACTCCCCCTAACACTCCTCGCGAGATTGACCCAATCACACCCGGTGCAGTCAAGAGAAACGAACAATCTATTGCACTTAACTACTGCAATTTGGCACCTGACGATGCACGCGGTGCTTTCAAGACCATGAATCTTGACATCAGAAATTACAAAAATTTAAAAATGTTTGTCCATGCAGAAGGAACGGACTTGAAAGACAATGAGATGACTGCTTTTATTCGTTTGGGTACTGATGTAGTCGGCAATTATTATGAATATGAAATTCCTTTGAAAGTGAGCGAACCTTTCAACTTTGCTTCAAATAATATTTGGCCACTTGCCAATAATTTAGATTTTGCTCTTGACGAACTATACCGAACCAAGCAAGAACGTGCAAACTCAGGTTCACCGATGTCAAAACCTTTTGTGAGAAACATAGATGGCGGTGCCAGAATTACATTAATTGGACTTCCGGATTTGAGCAATGTCAGGGTTATTATGATTGGTATTCGCAACCGCTCCAACAGAGAACAATGCGGAGAAGTTTGGTTTAATGAACTCCGTGTAACCGACATTGCAAATAGTGGAGGCTGGGCAGCAACAGGAAGAATCGTGGCACAATTATCCGATTTTTCGACTGTAAATCTTTCAGGCAACATTAAAACTATTGGTTTTGGTGCTATTGACCAAAGGTTGAACCAAAGAAGCCTAACTAATCAATATCAGTATGATGTGAATTCTAATGTTGAACTCGGCAAATTCTTTCCTCAAAAACTGGGAATCACCATTCCAATGTTTATTGGCTATAATGAAAATATCATACGCCCCAAATTCAACCCTCTCAATCCTGATATTGAGCTGAGCACAACGCTTAGCACCATACACGATGCAGCCGAGAAAGACAGAGTAAAACAAGCGGCAGAAGATTTCACCTCCCGATATAGCCTTAATTTTATCAATGTTCGGAAGAACCGCGTAGGAAACGCAAAACAAAAACCTTGGGATCTTGAGAATTTCAATGTCTCATACTCTGTCCAAAAACTATATAGGAGGAATCAACAGATAGAAGAACAAATCCAAAATTCCTACAAAGGAAGCATCGGGTATATAGTGTCATTACAGCCCAAACCTTGGGAACCATTTAAAAAAATAAAGACTAAACATTTGCCCTTTATCAAAGATTTTAATCTGTATTTGTACCCTCAGTCTGCTAATATTCGCTTGGATATAGACCGATATTATTCTGAATTACAAAACAGAAGCAATGATTTGTATAAAAACCCTACTCCCCGACTATTCGACAAAAATTTCACAATCAACCGATTCTACACACTTGGTTGGCAAATCAGCAGAAACCTAAAGTTTGATTACCAATCAACCGCAAACGGCAGAATTGGCGAGCCTATTGGTAGATTAGACACTGAAGCTAAGCGCGATTCGGTAAGACAAGAATTCTTTAATATGGGAACACTTTCGGGATTTAATCAAACCGCTAATATTACCTATACTGTTCCTATCAATAAAATCAAATTTTTAGATTGGATTCAAGTTAATACCCGATACAGCGCTAACTTTGAATGGTTGCAACCTCCGCCTGCAGCGCCCGGATTGGGAAGCACCATCCAAAACTCTCGTACAATCAATGGTAACGCCACATTAAACCTTAGTACATTTTATAATAAATTCAAAATTTTCAAGAAACTCAATGCGCCTCCGGCAAGAAACACCCGTCAAAATCCTCCAGCAAATTCAAAAACTGAAGATAAAAATGACAAAGATCAGCCCAAGGAGATGTCCGGTGCCACTAAGAATATTCTACGATTTGTGACAATGTTCAAACAAATCACTTTTAACTATACTTCTAATAACGGTATAGCACTTCCCGGATTCAACCAGGCTCCCGATTATTTCGGCAATGACTTTAAAACCAACACACCCGGTTGGGATTTTATTTTGGGAGGACAAGACCCCTCTATTCGCTACCGCTTGGCTCAACAAGGATTCTTGTCAAATGATCCGCTACAGGCTAATTTCTATACACAACTGACCTCAAACACTATACAGAGTAAGATAACCGTAGAACCTATCAAGGATATGAGAATCGATTTTGATTTCAACCTGACCGAATCTCGTAATATTCAATCCAATTTCAGATTTGACGCTGACTCCACCGGCACATTCAGAGATATCGGACTCAGAGAAGTAGGTCAATTTACGAGAAGTGGCATATTCTGGAGAACAGCGTTTGATCAATTAGATGATAATAAAGAATCGAAAGTCTTCACTCAATTCAAAAATGACCGATATGTGATAGCCCAAAGATTACAGAACCAAGACAACCGTGTTCAACACGGCTGGATGGACAGCACAACCAAATACCCTGTGGGTTATTCCCAAATCAGCCCTGATGTTTTAATTAACTCGTTCTATTCAGCTTATACCGGCAAAAACAATAGTAAAGTAGGTCTGGACATTTTCAAGAAGATGCCTCTCCCAAATTGGCGTTTGAGCTACAACGGGCTAAGCAAAATTGAACTATTTAAGAAATATTTCTCAAGTATCAGTATCACACACGCATACAACGGAACTTATTCTTTTTCAAATTACACCAGTGAACTTAGATACAGCAAAGAGGCTCAACCTGAAATAGGCAAAGATTTTGTTTCACAATATCAGATTGGAAGTGTTACTATTACTGAAAATTTTGCGCCTTTGGCGGGTATCAATATTGCCATGAAAAACAACTGGAATTTCAGATTTGAATACCGAAAAACCAGAGCCGTTTCTTTATTGGTTGCAAACCAACAATTAACTGAAAACAGAAGAACTGAGCTGAGTTTTGGTGCAGGTTTTAGAGCTAAAGAAGTGGTATTACCCATACGTTGGCGTGGACGGAGAATGTTTCTCAAGAATGACCTAAATTTCATGCTGGATATTTCTTTGATGGATAATGTTATGATTAGAAGAGACCTGACTACACCACTTTCTGAACCTACACAAGGAAGCAACACTTTGTCAATCAGACCTACACTGGATTATATGGTGAACGACCATATTAACTTAAGCTTGTATCTTACTCATAGCAGAAATAAACCTAAGACATCCCAAGCCTTCCCTACTGCTTTGACAGAGTTTGGAATCAAGATGAGATATAATTTATAA